The DNA sequence TCCTCCGGCGCCCGAAAGATCTCGGCCTCGCAGGAGAGAAGTTCGCCGGTGAAGGAGACCTTGCCGCAGGTGACCAGAGGCATCAGAATCGAGAGGTACTCTCGCATCTGCCGGATCGGCTTGGCGAAGCCGATGCCGAGCTGCGCCATCATCATTTCGTGGGAGAGGCCCACGCCCAGCGTCAGCCGGTTTCCGATCACACCGCGGGCCGTGAGCGCCTGGCCTGCCAGCACCATCGGGTGGCGCGGCAGCATCGGGACCACCGCGGTGCCGAGCTCGATCCGCGGAACCCGCTGGCCGACGAGCGCCAGAACGGTCAGCGCATCAAAGCCGCCGGTGGGGTGTTCCGCGAGCCAATAGCTGGCGAAGCCGTCGTCGGCGGCTCGTGCTGCGTGCTCTGCGACCGAGTCGACCGAGGCCCGGAGAACCAATCCCGTACCGTTGATTCCAAGACGCATCATCCAATCTGCTTACAAGAACCGGCATGCGATCTGTAGCTGGCTCCAACTCCATTGGGGCTCTTCCGCCGGCTCGGATCGTCGCTCGTAGCCAATTGCCCGAGTCTGCAGCCTCGGATATTTCACGGGGATGCGAACGCTCAACCTCCTCCTCCTTTCCGTCGTCCTGATCGCCGGATACGGCGGCTGCGCCGACACCGCGTCCCTCCCCGAGATCCTGCGCGGGGTCGACTGCGTCCGAACCGCGGAGCAAGACCCGCTCCAACCGGCCGACAGCTGGGATGTCCTGATCGAGGGCTACGAACGGGCCGACTCGCAGAACCCGCCCGAACCCGGCGCGACCGTCTTCATCGGCAGCTCGAGCATCCTCTTCTGGGCGACCGTAGCCGACGACATGGCGCCGTTGCCCGTCCTGAATCGGGGCTTTGGTGGCTCTGTCATGACGCAGGCCACCGGCTACATCGATCGGATCGTCCTTCCGTACCAACCGCGAGCGGTGGTTCTGTACGAGGGCGACAACGACATTGCCTTCGGCCTCTCCGCCGACTGCGTCCTGGAGGATTACGATGCATTCGTTGCGACGGTCCACGAAGAGCAGCCTGACGTGCCGATCTACTTCCTCGCCATCAAGCCGTCGATCGCTCGAGCAGCGCTCTGGCCGGTGATCGAGCGAGCCAACGCCCTCGTGCGTGCGCGGACGAGTACCAACCCCAAACTCAACTACATCGACGTTGCGACGCCGATCTTCGACGCGAGCGGCGAAATCCGAGGCGATCTATTCGTCGCGGACGGACTGCACTTGAACGCTGCCGGCTACGCGCTCTGGACCAGCGTCGTCCACCCGGTTCTTCTCGGTGACCTTTCGTAGGCCTACGACCGACGCCCCCTTCGGCAGAGTGATCGCCGCTCTTCTTGGCTGGCGATGTTCGCTCTCGAAGGCGCCGTCGTTGATTGCCTGACCGGTGGTAAGGCCAACCAATACAAGGCACTTCTCGATTTTCTCGAAGAACTCGTTTCGCAAGAGGTGCGAACAAGCCAGTAGGATCCAGGGAGAATTTTTCATGCGCGCCAGAAATGAAACTGCGCTCCTCCAACGTCCCTCGATCCGAGGTTGGCGAACCTTGCTGATTTCGCTTTTGTTGTCGTTGTCGATGCTAGCTTTTCAAGGCTGTGGCGACAGCGATGGAGCAACAGATTCCGCAGCAACCGACCCTCTTCTTGCCCGAACCAGTCTAGGTGATGTCCAGGGCTTCGAGCGAGAAGGAGCCGCCTGGTTCCTTGGAATCCCGTACGCAGAACCTCCGGTAGGGAACCTGCGTTTCAAGCCACCGGTTCCGACAGCTCCGTGGACGGGAACTTTCAATGCGGCCTCATTTGGACCAGCTTGTCCTCAACCGGTCGAGGCGGGCCAGGTTCTCTATCAACACCAGAGCGAAGACTGCCGTGTTCGGGTTCAGCTGAAGTTGGACCGAATCGGGGTTTGAAATAAGAGACACTCGACCGAGCGTCCTCGATGGGGACGAAGACCGTCACCTGGGTGAACCGAGCGGTGTGCTCCGGCGGCCGGCTCCGATGCCGGGCGGTAGGAAATATGAACGGCCTCTTTGCCCGGGTCGACGGGTAGCGGCGATCGCGAAGCCTGGAGCGAGGTCCAGTTTTCGGGTGCAGGCGGCCGCGTCGTAGCCGCCGGGCGGAACGGTCCAGAGATGAGGCGTCGGCGTGATTCGGCGAGGCAATGTCGCCTCTTGTCGGTCGAGCTCGCGCCCCGATACTCCTTCCTTCGATTTTGACTGTTGCCTTCGCCCATTTCGCCGTGGTAACGCAGTCCTCATGAAGCCCCCTCGGACCACTCCCTCTTCCCTTGGAATCCGCCTCATTCCTGCCCTCCTTCTGCTCACAGCCGGACTTCTGCCAGCGAACGGCCATGCCGACGAACAGATCTTTGACGATCTGATCGTACACGAGAACGTCTGCATCGGCCAACCTTGCGCTGACGGAGAAGTTTTCGGGTTCGCCTCTCTAAAGCTCAAAGAAGATAACCTCCGGATAGAGTTTCAGGATACGTCGGTCTCAGCTGCCTTCCCCACGAAAAACTGGGAACTGCGCGCGAATAGCAGATTCAACGGCGGCGAGGAGTATTTCGGGATCGTCGATATGGATGATCTCTCGCAGACGTGCGTCGGAGGAAACAACGACGGCGCCGACTGCACGTCGAATCCGGATGCGTGTGGAGGCTCTTGTGTGGATGGACCAAGTGTCGGTGCCTCCTGCTTTTCGGACTCGTCTTGCGGCCCTGCCACCTGCGTTGGAGGCACGAATGACGGCGCCTTTTGCGTCGTCGACTCCATGTGCGCCGGTGGGACCTGCAACTTCCCGTATACCTGTAGTGGCATTGGAACCTGCTCGGAACCGGGCAATGTGATCTTCCGCGTCGGTGGCGATGCTCCGGCCGAAAGCCTTACCATCGACTCCGCCGGAGTCGTGTCGGCTCCGGCGGGCGCGGTCGTCTCGACCGGACTCGAGGTTGTGGGCAGCATCGGTGTGACGGGAACCGTCGACGGCCGGGACGTTTCGGCCGATGGTGCAACGCTCGACGGCATCTCCGGCGGTATTTCGACCAATGCCTCGAACATCTCCGCGAACACGACCGCGATTGCGGGAAAGGCCGACGCCTCGGCCGTGGCCGCGAACACGACCGCGATTGGCAACAATACGACGGACGTCGCGACCAACAAGACCGCAATCGATACTCACGTGGGCGATACCAGCAACCCGCATAACGTGACTGCGGCGCA is a window from the Candidatus Binatia bacterium genome containing:
- a CDS encoding TIGR03564 family F420-dependent LLM class oxidoreductase; amino-acid sequence: MMRLGINGTGLVLRASVDSVAEHAARAADDGFASYWLAEHPTGGFDALTVLALVGQRVPRIELGTAVVPMLPRHPMVLAGQALTARGVIGNRLTLGVGLSHEMMMAQLGIGFAKPIRQMREYLSILMPLVTCGKVSFTGELLSCEAEIFRAPEEPLSVVVAALGSQALRVAGARTDGSTLAWVGPRTVREHIRPKLTAAAEAAGRPAPRIIATLPVCVTDDAARVRAIVAKGLAMYGSLPSYRAMFDREGVEGPGELALIGDEDQVRAKLDELAGAGVTDFAASEFTTNDDERSRTRTLLKSFCLGS
- a CDS encoding SGNH/GDSL hydrolase family protein is translated as MRTLNLLLLSVVLIAGYGGCADTASLPEILRGVDCVRTAEQDPLQPADSWDVLIEGYERADSQNPPEPGATVFIGSSSILFWATVADDMAPLPVLNRGFGGSVMTQATGYIDRIVLPYQPRAVVLYEGDNDIAFGLSADCVLEDYDAFVATVHEEQPDVPIYFLAIKPSIARAALWPVIERANALVRARTSTNPKLNYIDVATPIFDASGEIRGDLFVADGLHLNAAGYALWTSVVHPVLLGDLS
- a CDS encoding carboxylesterase family protein, whose translation is MLAFQGCGDSDGATDSAATDPLLARTSLGDVQGFEREGAAWFLGIPYAEPPVGNLRFKPPVPTAPWTGTFNAASFGPACPQPVEAGQVLYQHQSEDCRVRVQLKLDRIGV